In Phyllostomus discolor isolate MPI-MPIP mPhyDis1 chromosome 3, mPhyDis1.pri.v3, whole genome shotgun sequence, a single genomic region encodes these proteins:
- the LOC114491905 gene encoding spermatogenesis-associated protein 31D1-like, with product MYNNTTAELSLLPLSEAQEDSPPSVCPLACTAPVTEPSFTQSPASSAHSPGDLIPPPLPEALPQTPSALLPNPGSALGNFLSPSPPGQTLPPEPLPPLESKFPLLCSTPQPQNSFSSNLAQCDFRQELPSLQTTKTSSGGDTAAKVIDPRHRLFLSPDERDSVQQYSHPKTKEDQLKQKLIQLFWGLPSLHSESLASAVHVSGDCSSKFIFNSLTNASTGHEAPVLPFFLPPHLLELQPQSLPQTLSQSQPVPLTQIQLQAHLQPPLPVLSYGFIPKNRASGVHFHGPQKESKCLTLSEIQHLEWNVLQRKQQSLKDLPSMVQKSREDFCPSVPKSTQCWLSKAYISSSIDPIGFPLNSELQEKLEHHLRKRLIQHRWGLPLRAQKSLSLMRLPNNCSDSCESKSSYDLSRISVCKGQCNQSGSSYEKGSEMVQLEEDEGVGEGQSQESDPKDSFCDSESSSEKDVGSDSEKDLTMTSRSEESSVVSGQSEGPRHLRKVLQVHLSKKFEETSDSQLHRTAQNALHSNEETRSIKFDTEIKQRRSPASAGGDYCLNTSQKLSFLEPGTQQMLEAHITKLRIGISWGLPSKVLESMEIFQLKDNSSHSLFDPQTSSSTNLLMEVNSKPGSFMPLKESCKPLHGEKVGTENSATVPTSPLPATSVVEKKGRPSSGQGTQRQSPSNIKHGPVQEVSALGDARPTLLPVTNSIAGKTYQGHFPIANIHSPKLPSSQAGARCESGDKSMNSSDRVEMQLGRKMEEKAEPASMSNVFREIVEAKVFHAVQYNTRDIMTTNKPGISQRINVSKTIGKTPVTTKVTPPETLDLKSSDLNQQLLDELKSKLKKKKDGQIQGQPTNMSHDTNKDSMPGAQGVSNVDTGASQVLHVHLEDQTVNVEKQQEPWVPEQALRLCPDKNFPPASKKVSPTSSKAQELGGGDAGLVRSQPGGNTAPPQVMFEDTAGSRSPQTLSQKRQCPPDSLFINKMKSFFQRLQPRVICTKQENPQGKGSPRSCAQSRGTGRSRAAVMGTTETQKATSDIGKFPEKRLGPWHAGDTNCPQEPLLWAVRCETAQQRAAARVLAKPVQWPALHPRAPAYSQSCRQAAVFAGQNPTSIIHTRNDGRHPQKVGAFGKDLCLYHQHPQSVPRSGTVTHHPSPTCRPHPAQRPPAALTTGQGTVFRRPCLFMTPKLLL from the coding sequence ATGTATAATAACACAACCGCTGAGCTCAGTCTGCTGCCATTGTCAGAGGCCCAGGAAGATTCTCCTCCCTCTGTGTGCCCTCTGGCTTGCACAGCTCCTGTGACTGAGCCATCATTCACTCAGTCTCCTGCCTCCTCAGCACACTCTCCAGGAGACCTAATCCCACCTCCTCTGCCTGAGGCTTTGCCACAAACaccctctgctctcctccccaACCCAGGGAGTGCCTTGGGTAATTTTTTGTCACCCTCACCACCGGGTCAAACTCTGCCTCCAGAGCCTCTTCCTCCTTTGGAATCCAAATTCCCATTGCTCTGTTCCACACCTCAACCACAAAACTCATTCTCTTCTAACTTGGCACAATGTGATTTCCGTCAAGAGTTGCCTTCCCTCCAAACTACAAAGACTTCTTCTGGGGGAGACACTGCTGCCAAAGTTATAGATCCTAGACACCGACTGTTTCTCAGCCCTGATGAGCGTGACTCGGTACAGCAGTACTCACATCCTAAGACCAAGGAGGACCAATTGAAGCAAAAACTCATCCAGCTTTTCTGGGGTCTTCCATCTCTTCACAGTGAGTCCTTGGCCTCTGCAGTCCATGTCTCGGGTGACTGttcctcaaaatttattttcaacagCCTTACCAATGCTTCCACAGGCCATGAAGCCCCAGTGCTTCCATTTTTCTTACCTCCACACTTGCTTGAGCTCCAACCTCAGTCCCTGCCTCAAACCTTGTCCCAATCCCAGCCTGTACCTCTCACTCAGATCCAACTGCAGGCTCACCTTCAACCCCCACTCCCGGTCCTATCATATGGCTTTATACCTAAGAACAGGGCTAGTGGAGTGCATTTCCATGGACCCCAGAAGGAATCAAAATGTCTCACATTATCTGAAATTCAACACCTAGAATGGAATGTGTTGCAGAGGAAACAACAAAGTTTGAAGGATTTACCCTCTATGGTTCAAAAGTCTAGGGAAGATTTCTGTCCTTCAGTTCCCAAATCTACTCAGTGCTGGCTTTCCAAAGCCTATATTTCAAGCTCCATCGATCCTATAGGGTTTCCCCTCAACAGTGAACTTCAAGAGAAATTGGAGCATCACCTTAGAAAAAGGCTCATCCAACACAGGTGGGGCCTGCCTCTCAGGGCCCAGAAGTCTCTGTCACTGATGAGGCTTCCAAACAATTGCTCAGACTCATGTGAGTCAAAGAGCAGTTATGACCTCTCAAGGATCTCTGTGTGTAAGGGCCAGTGTAACCAATCAGGAAGTTCCTATGAGAAGGGCTCAGAAATGGTTCAGCTAGAGGAAGATGAGGGGGTGGGTGAGGGACAAAGCCAAGAGAGTGATCCAAAAGATTCCTTCTGTGACTCAGAGAGCTCTTCAGAGAAGGATGTGGGATCTGACTCTGAGAAAGACCTAACCATGACAAGTCGGTCAGAAGAAAGCTCAGTGGTGTCAGGGCAGAGTGAAGGTCCAAGACACCTGAGAAAGGTCCTGCAAGTACACCTGAGCAAGAAGTTTGAGGAAACCAGTGACAGTCAGCTCCACAGGACAGCGCAGAATGCATTGCACTCTAATGAGGAGACTCGTTCTATAAAATTTGACactgaaataaaacagagaagatCACCAGCATCAGCGGGTGGGGACTACTGCCTGAATACATCCCAGAAGCTTTCCTTCCTTGAGCCTGGTACACAGCAGATGCTGGAAGCCCATATTACCAAACTGCGTATAGGGATATCATGGGGCCTTCCCTCCAAGGTCCTAGAATCCATGGAAATTTTTCAATTGAAAGATAATTCATCCCATTCTTTGTTTGATCCCCAAACTTCCTCCTCAACCAATCTGCTTATGGAGGTGAACTCTAAACCTGGGAGCTTCATGCCCTTGAAAGAAAGCTGTAAACCCCTTCATGGAGAAAAAGTGGGCACAGAAAACTCAGCCACTGTCCCCACatctcctctccctgccacctcagttgtggagaagaaaggaaggcccTCCTCAGGACAGGGGACCCAGAGACAATCACCCTCTAATATCAAACATGGGCCTGTCCAGGAAGTTTCGGCCCTTGGGGATGCCAGACCTACTCTATTGCCAGTCACAAACAGTATCGCTGGCAAAACATATCAGGGACATTTTCCAATAGCCAACATTCACTCCCCAAAACTGCCCTCAAGTCAAGCTGGGGCTAGATGTGAGTCAGGGGATAAGAGCATGAATTCCAGCGACAGAGTAGAAATGCAACTGGGCAGGAAGATGGAGGAGAAAGCAGAACCTGCTTCCATGTCCAATGTGTTCAGGGAGATAGTTGAGGCTAAGGTGTTCCATGCTGTTCAGTACAATACTAGGGACATCATGACAACCAACAAGCCGGGAATCTCCCAAAGAATAAATGTGAGTAAGACTATAGGAAAAACTCCTGTGACTACTAAAGTGACCCCACCAGAAACATTAGATCTGAAGTCATCAGATCTTAACCAGCAACTCCTTGATGAGTTAAAGTctaaactgaagaagaaaaaggatggACAGATTCAAGGCCAACCCACTAACATGTCCCATGACACTAACAAAGACTCCATGCCTGGTGCTCAGGGTGTCTCCAATGTGGACACTGGAGCTTCCCAGGTGCTGCATGTCCATTTGGAGGACCAAACAGTCAATGTGGAGAAGCAACAGGAGCCTTGGGTCCCTGAGCAGGCCTTAAGGTTGTGCCCAGATAAGAATTTCCCACCAGCTTCAAAGAAAGTGAGCCCCACGAGCTCCAAAGCACAAGAGCTTGGTGGAGGGGATGCAGGGTTGGTAAGATCGCAACCTGGAGGAAACACAGCTCCTCCTCAGGTCATGTTCGAGGATACAGCTGGGAGCAGATCTCCCCAAACCCTGTCACAGAAGAGACAGTGTCCCCCTGATAgtcttttcataaataaaatgaagagtttTTTCCAAAGGCTTCAACCTAGGGTAATCTGCACAAAGCAGGAAAACCCCCAGGGGAAGGGCAGCCCCAGATCGTGTGCTCAGAGCAGAGGCACAGGTAGAAGCAGAGCTGCCGTCATGGGGACAACAGAAACCCAGAAAGCCACATCAGACATTGGGAAGTTCCCAGAAAAGAGACTGGGGCCTTGGCATGCAGGAGACACCAACTGCCCCCAGGAGCCCCTTCTCTGGGCAGTGAGATGTGAGACAgcacagcagagggcagcagcacGGGTCCTGGCAAAGCCTGTCCAGTGGCCTGCTCTccaccccagggctccagccTATAGTCAGTCCTGCCGCCAAGCAGCTGTCTTTGCTGGCCAAAACCCTACAAGTATCATACATACCAGAAACGATGGCAGACACCCCCAGAAAGTCGGGGCATTTGGAAAGGACCTGTGCTTATATCATCAGCATCCCCAATCTGTGCCCCGCAGTGGGActgtgacccatcatccaagCCCCACCTGCAGGCCTCACCCTGCCCAGCGGCCTCCTGCTGCTCTCACCACTGGGCAAGGCACCGTGTTCAGACGTCCGTGTCTATTTATGACACCGAAATTGCTTCTCTAG